One window of Bos indicus isolate NIAB-ARS_2022 breed Sahiwal x Tharparkar chromosome 18, NIAB-ARS_B.indTharparkar_mat_pri_1.0, whole genome shotgun sequence genomic DNA carries:
- the ARHGEF1 gene encoding rho guanine nucleotide exchange factor 1 isoform X3: MEFSSPAVPMEAEDVARGAAPGPPRPGLAPVSIIGAEDEDFEIELKTNPEEQNNQFQNLDQVKRRPAHLMALLQHVAMQFEPGPLLCCLHADMLGSLGPKEFKKAFIDFYHSFLDKHSILRVMVPPAVAFELDRTRPDLFPEDLQRQFVQEVVQSQQVAVVRQLEDFRSKKLMGMTPWEQELVQLGAWVARDRASYEARERHLAERQLTHLEEMQHTISNDEEKSAAVVNAISMYMRHLGVRTKSGDKKSGRNFFRKKMIGNRRSDEPTKTKKGLSSFLDAARWNRGEPQDFRHPKVEVDAEKPGLTERKGGQGAPSRDRTLGGPGQDTPGVSPHLLSGDSPDREPGVDALLEVGDPPPQGPASLDAPAPLESTEEAADTERKWKRLSGRLGRSESLRVSDRRRPSRGSLGAKGRGGGRSRSDVDMDPSSATAVLGPTRRATPEPGDEGEPGRSGLELEPEEPPGWRELVPQDILHSLPKSQVKRQEVISELLVTEAAHVRMLRVLHDVFYQPIADGGFYSQEELQNIFPSLDELIEVHSLFLDSLMKRRQDSGYLIKEIGDVLLARFDGAEGSWFQKISSRFCSRQSFALEQLKAKQRKEPRFCTFVQEAESRPRCRRLQLKDMIPTEMQRLTKYPLLLQSIEQNTEEPVEREKVERAAECCREILQHVNLAVRDMEDLLRLKDYQRRLDLTHLRQSNDPMLSEFKNLDITKKRLIYEGPLTWRVTKDKAVEVHVLLLDDLLLLLQRQDERFLLKSHSRTLTPTPDGKTMLRPVLRLTSAMTREVATDHKAFYVIFTWDQEAQIYELVAQTVSERRIWCTLITETAGCLKVPSRTSRPKHRPGPSSTREPLLSSSENGNGSREMPPADGRMERLFNSLLPFCRQGLEGQLAAKALQKVLTLKQLLLPSEEDSGAGPPLEGDGVPGGSPLSPTQPQEIREELLSLEETIKQLEEVEEEFCRLRLLLSQLGENTVPQSGCT, translated from the exons atggaattctccag cCCGGCAGTGCCCATGGAGGCAGAAGACGTCGCCCGAGGGGCG GCCCCGGGGCCCCCCCGACCCGGCCTGGCGCCCGTCAGCATCATTGGGGCAGAGGACGAGGATTTTGAGATTGAGTTGAAGACG AACCCTGAGGAACAAAACAACCAGTTCCAGAACCTGGATCAGGTGAAGCGGCGCCCGGCCCACCTCATGGCCCTCCTGCAGCACGTGGCCATGCAGTTTGAGCCGGGACCCCTG CTCTGCTGCCTGCATGCGGACATGCTGGGCTCCCTGGGCCCCAAGGAGTTCAAGAAAGCCTTCATCGACTTCTACCACAGCTTCCTGGATAAGCACTCG ATTCTACGAGTGATGGTCCCTCCTGCCGTGGCCTTTGAACTTG ACCGCACGCGGCCTGACCTCTTTCCTGAGGATCTCCAGCGGCAGTTCGTGCAGGAGGTGGTGCAGAGCCAGCAGGTAGCCGTGGTCCGGCAGCTGGAGGACTTCCGCTCCAAGAAGCTCATGGGCATGACACCCTGGGAGCAGGAGCTGGTCCAGCTGGGGGCCTGGGTGGCGCGGGACCGTGCCAGCTACGAGGCCCGGGAGCGGCACCTGGCTGAGCGGCAACTGACCCACCTGGAGGAGATGCA GCACACCATCTCTAACGATGAGGAGAAGag CGCCGCCGTGGTCAACGCCATCAGCATGTACATGCGGCACCTTGGGGTGCGGACCAAGAGTGGGGACAAGAAGTCCGGGAGGAACTTCTTTCGGAAAAAG ATGATAGGGAACCGACGGTCAGATGAACCGACCAAGACCAAGAAAGGCCTGAGCAGCTTCCTGGATGCCGCCCGCTGGAACCGGGGAGAGCCCCAGG ATTTTCGACACCCGAAGGTCGAAGTTGATG CTGAGAAGCCGGGCCTTACAGAACGTAAGGGAGGTCAGGGGGCGCCTTCCCGGGACCGGACTCTCGGAGGCCCTGGGCAGGACACCCCCGGAGTTTCTCCGCACCTTCTGTCTGGGGACAGCCCTGACCGGGAGCCAG GTGTTGACGCCCTCCTGGAGGTGGGGGACCCGCCCCCACAGGGCCCAGCCAGCCTGGACGCCCCAGCGCCGCTGGAGAGCACGGAGGAGGCTGCCGACACAGAAAG AAAGTGGAAGAG GCTGTCAGGGCGTCTGGGGCGCTCAGAGAGCCTGCGGGTGAGTGACCGCCGCCGGCCTTCCCGGGGTAGCCTCGGGGCTAAGGGCCGGGGTGGGGGCCGCTCCCGGAGCGACGTGGACATGGACCCCAGCTCCGCCACGGCCGTGCTTGGCCCTACCCGACGAGCCAC CCCGGAGCCTGGAGATGAGGGAGAGCCGGGCCGCTCAGGACTGGAGCTGGAACCAGAGGAGCCGCCTGGCTGGCGAGAGCTTGTCCCCCAGGACATTCTGCACAGCCTGCCCAAGAGCCAGGTGAAGCGGCAGGAGGTCATCAGCG AGCTCCTGGTGACGGAGGCTGCCCATGTGCGCATGCTCCGCGTGCTCCACGACGTCTTCTACCAGCCCATAGCGGACGGGGGCTTCTACTCCCAGGAGGAGCTCCAGAACATCTTCCCCAGCCTGGACGAGCTCATCGAGGTGCATT CCCTATTCCTTGATTCCCTGATGAAGCGGAGGCAGGACAGTGGCTACCTCATCAAGGAGATCGGAGATGTGCTGCTGGCCCGG TTCGATGGTGCCGAGGGCTCGTGGTTCCAGAAAATCTCCTCCCGCTTCTGTAGCCGCCAGTCGTTCGCCTTAGAGCAGCTCAAAGCCAAACAGCGCAAGGAGCCCCGGTTCTGTACCTTCGTGCag GAGGCCGAGAGCCGGCCCCGGTGCCGCCGGCTGCAGCTGAAGGACATGATCCCCACCGAGATGCAGCGTCTGACCAAGTACCCACTGCTTCTGCAGAGCATCGAGCAGAACACAG AAGAGCCGGTGGAACGGGAGAAAGTGGAGCGGGCAGCCGAGTGCTGCCGGGAAATTCTGCAACACGTCAACCTTGCCGTGCGGGACATGGAGGACCTGCTG CGGCTCAAAGATTATCAGAGGCGTCTGGATTTGACCCACCTGCGGCAGAGCAACGACCCCATGCTGAGCGAGTTCAAG aaCCTAGACATCACCAAGAAGAGGTTGATCTACGAGGGCCCACTGACGTGGCGGGTGACGAAGGACAAGGCTGTGG AGGTCCACGTGCTGCTGCTggatgacctgctgctgctgcttcagcgCCAGGACGAGCGGTTCTTGCTTAAGTCGCACAGCCGGACGCTGACGCCCACGCCCGATGGCAAGACCATGCTGCGGCCAGTGCTGCGGCTCACCTCCGCCATGACCCGCGAGGTGGCCACCG ATCACAAAGCCTTCTATGTCATTTTTACCTGGGACCAGGAGGCCCAGATATACGAGCTGGTGGCGCAGACGGTGTCTGAGCGGAGGAT CTGGTGTACCCTGATCACCGAGACCGCTGGATGCCTGAAGGTCCCCTCCCGCACCTCCCGACCCAAACACCGGCCCGGCCCCAGCAG CACTCGTGAACCCCTGCTTAGCAGCTCCGAAAACGGCAATGGCAGCCGAGAGATGCCCCCGGCAGATG GCCGGATGGAGAGACTCTTCAACTCCCTCCTGCCCTTCTGCAGACAAGGCCTCGAGGGCCAGCTCGCCGCCAAGGCCCTTCAGAAAG TGCTGACCCTGAAACAGCTCCTGTTGCCTTCGGAGGAAGACAGCGGGGCAGGGCCTCCCCTCGAAGGGGATGGGGTCCCAGGGGGCAGCCCCTTGAGCCCAACGCAGCCCCAGGAAATTCGGGAGGAGCTGCTCAGCCTGGAGGAGACCATTAAACAGCTAGAG gaggtggaggaggaattTTGCCGCCTGAGACTCCTGCTGTCTCAGCTTGGGGAGAACACCGTCCCCCAGTCTGGCTGTACCTGA
- the ARHGEF1 gene encoding rho guanine nucleotide exchange factor 1 isoform X4 gives MEAEDVARGAAPGPPRPGLAPVSIIGAEDEDFEIELKTNPEEQNNQFQNLDQVKRRPAHLMALLQHVAMQFEPGPLLCCLHADMLGSLGPKEFKKAFIDFYHSFLDKHSILRVMVPPAVAFELDRTRPDLFPEDLQRQFVQEVVQSQQVAVVRQLEDFRSKKLMGMTPWEQELVQLGAWVARDRASYEARERHLAERQLTHLEEMQHTISNDEEKSAAVVNAISMYMRHLGVRTKSGDKKSGRNFFRKKMIGNRRSDEPTKTKKGLSSFLDAARWNRGEPQDFRHPKVEVDAEKPGLTERKGGQGAPSRDRTLGGPGQDTPGVSPHLLSGDSPDREPGVDALLEVGDPPPQGPASLDAPAPLESTEEAADTERKWKRLSGRLGRSESLRVSDRRRPSRGSLGAKGRGGGRSRSDVDMDPSSATAVLGPTRRATPEPGDEGEPGRSGLELEPEEPPGWRELVPQDILHSLPKSQVKRQEVISELLVTEAAHVRMLRVLHDVFYQPIADGGFYSQEELQNIFPSLDELIEVHSLFLDSLMKRRQDSGYLIKEIGDVLLARFDGAEGSWFQKISSRFCSRQSFALEQLKAKQRKEPRFCTFVQEAESRPRCRRLQLKDMIPTEMQRLTKYPLLLQSIEQNTEEPVEREKVERAAECCREILQHVNLAVRDMEDLLRLKDYQRRLDLTHLRQSNDPMLSEFKNLDITKKRLIYEGPLTWRVTKDKAVEVHVLLLDDLLLLLQRQDERFLLKSHSRTLTPTPDGKTMLRPVLRLTSAMTREVATDHKAFYVIFTWDQEAQIYELVAQTVSERRIWCTLITETAGCLKVPSRTSRPKHRPGPSSTREPLLSSSENGNGSREMPPADGRMERLFNSLLPFCRQGLEGQLAAKALQKVLTLKQLLLPSEEDSGAGPPLEGDGVPGGSPLSPTQPQEIREELLSLEETIKQLEEVEEEFCRLRLLLSQLGENTVPQSGCT, from the exons ATGGAGGCAGAAGACGTCGCCCGAGGGGCG GCCCCGGGGCCCCCCCGACCCGGCCTGGCGCCCGTCAGCATCATTGGGGCAGAGGACGAGGATTTTGAGATTGAGTTGAAGACG AACCCTGAGGAACAAAACAACCAGTTCCAGAACCTGGATCAGGTGAAGCGGCGCCCGGCCCACCTCATGGCCCTCCTGCAGCACGTGGCCATGCAGTTTGAGCCGGGACCCCTG CTCTGCTGCCTGCATGCGGACATGCTGGGCTCCCTGGGCCCCAAGGAGTTCAAGAAAGCCTTCATCGACTTCTACCACAGCTTCCTGGATAAGCACTCG ATTCTACGAGTGATGGTCCCTCCTGCCGTGGCCTTTGAACTTG ACCGCACGCGGCCTGACCTCTTTCCTGAGGATCTCCAGCGGCAGTTCGTGCAGGAGGTGGTGCAGAGCCAGCAGGTAGCCGTGGTCCGGCAGCTGGAGGACTTCCGCTCCAAGAAGCTCATGGGCATGACACCCTGGGAGCAGGAGCTGGTCCAGCTGGGGGCCTGGGTGGCGCGGGACCGTGCCAGCTACGAGGCCCGGGAGCGGCACCTGGCTGAGCGGCAACTGACCCACCTGGAGGAGATGCA GCACACCATCTCTAACGATGAGGAGAAGag CGCCGCCGTGGTCAACGCCATCAGCATGTACATGCGGCACCTTGGGGTGCGGACCAAGAGTGGGGACAAGAAGTCCGGGAGGAACTTCTTTCGGAAAAAG ATGATAGGGAACCGACGGTCAGATGAACCGACCAAGACCAAGAAAGGCCTGAGCAGCTTCCTGGATGCCGCCCGCTGGAACCGGGGAGAGCCCCAGG ATTTTCGACACCCGAAGGTCGAAGTTGATG CTGAGAAGCCGGGCCTTACAGAACGTAAGGGAGGTCAGGGGGCGCCTTCCCGGGACCGGACTCTCGGAGGCCCTGGGCAGGACACCCCCGGAGTTTCTCCGCACCTTCTGTCTGGGGACAGCCCTGACCGGGAGCCAG GTGTTGACGCCCTCCTGGAGGTGGGGGACCCGCCCCCACAGGGCCCAGCCAGCCTGGACGCCCCAGCGCCGCTGGAGAGCACGGAGGAGGCTGCCGACACAGAAAG AAAGTGGAAGAG GCTGTCAGGGCGTCTGGGGCGCTCAGAGAGCCTGCGGGTGAGTGACCGCCGCCGGCCTTCCCGGGGTAGCCTCGGGGCTAAGGGCCGGGGTGGGGGCCGCTCCCGGAGCGACGTGGACATGGACCCCAGCTCCGCCACGGCCGTGCTTGGCCCTACCCGACGAGCCAC CCCGGAGCCTGGAGATGAGGGAGAGCCGGGCCGCTCAGGACTGGAGCTGGAACCAGAGGAGCCGCCTGGCTGGCGAGAGCTTGTCCCCCAGGACATTCTGCACAGCCTGCCCAAGAGCCAGGTGAAGCGGCAGGAGGTCATCAGCG AGCTCCTGGTGACGGAGGCTGCCCATGTGCGCATGCTCCGCGTGCTCCACGACGTCTTCTACCAGCCCATAGCGGACGGGGGCTTCTACTCCCAGGAGGAGCTCCAGAACATCTTCCCCAGCCTGGACGAGCTCATCGAGGTGCATT CCCTATTCCTTGATTCCCTGATGAAGCGGAGGCAGGACAGTGGCTACCTCATCAAGGAGATCGGAGATGTGCTGCTGGCCCGG TTCGATGGTGCCGAGGGCTCGTGGTTCCAGAAAATCTCCTCCCGCTTCTGTAGCCGCCAGTCGTTCGCCTTAGAGCAGCTCAAAGCCAAACAGCGCAAGGAGCCCCGGTTCTGTACCTTCGTGCag GAGGCCGAGAGCCGGCCCCGGTGCCGCCGGCTGCAGCTGAAGGACATGATCCCCACCGAGATGCAGCGTCTGACCAAGTACCCACTGCTTCTGCAGAGCATCGAGCAGAACACAG AAGAGCCGGTGGAACGGGAGAAAGTGGAGCGGGCAGCCGAGTGCTGCCGGGAAATTCTGCAACACGTCAACCTTGCCGTGCGGGACATGGAGGACCTGCTG CGGCTCAAAGATTATCAGAGGCGTCTGGATTTGACCCACCTGCGGCAGAGCAACGACCCCATGCTGAGCGAGTTCAAG aaCCTAGACATCACCAAGAAGAGGTTGATCTACGAGGGCCCACTGACGTGGCGGGTGACGAAGGACAAGGCTGTGG AGGTCCACGTGCTGCTGCTggatgacctgctgctgctgcttcagcgCCAGGACGAGCGGTTCTTGCTTAAGTCGCACAGCCGGACGCTGACGCCCACGCCCGATGGCAAGACCATGCTGCGGCCAGTGCTGCGGCTCACCTCCGCCATGACCCGCGAGGTGGCCACCG ATCACAAAGCCTTCTATGTCATTTTTACCTGGGACCAGGAGGCCCAGATATACGAGCTGGTGGCGCAGACGGTGTCTGAGCGGAGGAT CTGGTGTACCCTGATCACCGAGACCGCTGGATGCCTGAAGGTCCCCTCCCGCACCTCCCGACCCAAACACCGGCCCGGCCCCAGCAG CACTCGTGAACCCCTGCTTAGCAGCTCCGAAAACGGCAATGGCAGCCGAGAGATGCCCCCGGCAGATG GCCGGATGGAGAGACTCTTCAACTCCCTCCTGCCCTTCTGCAGACAAGGCCTCGAGGGCCAGCTCGCCGCCAAGGCCCTTCAGAAAG TGCTGACCCTGAAACAGCTCCTGTTGCCTTCGGAGGAAGACAGCGGGGCAGGGCCTCCCCTCGAAGGGGATGGGGTCCCAGGGGGCAGCCCCTTGAGCCCAACGCAGCCCCAGGAAATTCGGGAGGAGCTGCTCAGCCTGGAGGAGACCATTAAACAGCTAGAG gaggtggaggaggaattTTGCCGCCTGAGACTCCTGCTGTCTCAGCTTGGGGAGAACACCGTCCCCCAGTCTGGCTGTACCTGA
- the ARHGEF1 gene encoding rho guanine nucleotide exchange factor 1 isoform X2 → MGERGETASNTDSPAVPMEAEDVARGAAPGPPRPGLAPVSIIGAEDEDFEIELKTNPEEQNNQFQNLDQVKRRPAHLMALLQHVAMQFEPGPLLCCLHADMLGSLGPKEFKKAFIDFYHSFLDKHSILRVMVPPAVAFELDRTRPDLFPEDLQRQFVQEVVQSQQVAVVRQLEDFRSKKLMGMTPWEQELVQLGAWVARDRASYEARERHLAERQLTHLEEMQHTISNDEEKSAAVVNAISMYMRHLGVRTKSGDKKSGRNFFRKKMIGNRRSDEPTKTKKGLSSFLDAARWNRGEPQDFRHPKVEVDAEKPGLTERKGGQGAPSRDRTLGGPGQDTPGVSPHLLSGDSPDREPGVDALLEVGDPPPQGPASLDAPAPLESTEEAADTERLSGRLGRSESLRVSDRRRPSRGSLGAKGRGGGRSRSDVDMDPSSATAVLGPTRRATPEPGDEGEPGRSGLELEPEEPPGWRELVPQDILHSLPKSQVKRQEVISELLVTEAAHVRMLRVLHDVFYQPIADGGFYSQEELQNIFPSLDELIEVHSLFLDSLMKRRQDSGYLIKEIGDVLLARFDGAEGSWFQKISSRFCSRQSFALEQLKAKQRKEPRFCTFVQEAESRPRCRRLQLKDMIPTEMQRLTKYPLLLQSIEQNTEEPVEREKVERAAECCREILQHVNLAVRDMEDLLRLKDYQRRLDLTHLRQSNDPMLSEFKNLDITKKRLIYEGPLTWRVTKDKAVEVHVLLLDDLLLLLQRQDERFLLKSHSRTLTPTPDGKTMLRPVLRLTSAMTREVATDHKAFYVIFTWDQEAQIYELVAQTVSERRIWCTLITETAGCLKVPSRTSRPKHRPGPSSTREPLLSSSENGNGSREMPPADGRMERLFNSLLPFCRQGLEGQLAAKALQKVLTLKQLLLPSEEDSGAGPPLEGDGVPGGSPLSPTQPQEIREELLSLEETIKQLEEVEEEFCRLRLLLSQLGENTVPQSGCT, encoded by the exons ATGGGAGAGAGAGGCGAGACAGCGAGCAACACGGACAG cCCGGCAGTGCCCATGGAGGCAGAAGACGTCGCCCGAGGGGCG GCCCCGGGGCCCCCCCGACCCGGCCTGGCGCCCGTCAGCATCATTGGGGCAGAGGACGAGGATTTTGAGATTGAGTTGAAGACG AACCCTGAGGAACAAAACAACCAGTTCCAGAACCTGGATCAGGTGAAGCGGCGCCCGGCCCACCTCATGGCCCTCCTGCAGCACGTGGCCATGCAGTTTGAGCCGGGACCCCTG CTCTGCTGCCTGCATGCGGACATGCTGGGCTCCCTGGGCCCCAAGGAGTTCAAGAAAGCCTTCATCGACTTCTACCACAGCTTCCTGGATAAGCACTCG ATTCTACGAGTGATGGTCCCTCCTGCCGTGGCCTTTGAACTTG ACCGCACGCGGCCTGACCTCTTTCCTGAGGATCTCCAGCGGCAGTTCGTGCAGGAGGTGGTGCAGAGCCAGCAGGTAGCCGTGGTCCGGCAGCTGGAGGACTTCCGCTCCAAGAAGCTCATGGGCATGACACCCTGGGAGCAGGAGCTGGTCCAGCTGGGGGCCTGGGTGGCGCGGGACCGTGCCAGCTACGAGGCCCGGGAGCGGCACCTGGCTGAGCGGCAACTGACCCACCTGGAGGAGATGCA GCACACCATCTCTAACGATGAGGAGAAGag CGCCGCCGTGGTCAACGCCATCAGCATGTACATGCGGCACCTTGGGGTGCGGACCAAGAGTGGGGACAAGAAGTCCGGGAGGAACTTCTTTCGGAAAAAG ATGATAGGGAACCGACGGTCAGATGAACCGACCAAGACCAAGAAAGGCCTGAGCAGCTTCCTGGATGCCGCCCGCTGGAACCGGGGAGAGCCCCAGG ATTTTCGACACCCGAAGGTCGAAGTTGATG CTGAGAAGCCGGGCCTTACAGAACGTAAGGGAGGTCAGGGGGCGCCTTCCCGGGACCGGACTCTCGGAGGCCCTGGGCAGGACACCCCCGGAGTTTCTCCGCACCTTCTGTCTGGGGACAGCCCTGACCGGGAGCCAG GTGTTGACGCCCTCCTGGAGGTGGGGGACCCGCCCCCACAGGGCCCAGCCAGCCTGGACGCCCCAGCGCCGCTGGAGAGCACGGAGGAGGCTGCCGACACAGAAAG GCTGTCAGGGCGTCTGGGGCGCTCAGAGAGCCTGCGGGTGAGTGACCGCCGCCGGCCTTCCCGGGGTAGCCTCGGGGCTAAGGGCCGGGGTGGGGGCCGCTCCCGGAGCGACGTGGACATGGACCCCAGCTCCGCCACGGCCGTGCTTGGCCCTACCCGACGAGCCAC CCCGGAGCCTGGAGATGAGGGAGAGCCGGGCCGCTCAGGACTGGAGCTGGAACCAGAGGAGCCGCCTGGCTGGCGAGAGCTTGTCCCCCAGGACATTCTGCACAGCCTGCCCAAGAGCCAGGTGAAGCGGCAGGAGGTCATCAGCG AGCTCCTGGTGACGGAGGCTGCCCATGTGCGCATGCTCCGCGTGCTCCACGACGTCTTCTACCAGCCCATAGCGGACGGGGGCTTCTACTCCCAGGAGGAGCTCCAGAACATCTTCCCCAGCCTGGACGAGCTCATCGAGGTGCATT CCCTATTCCTTGATTCCCTGATGAAGCGGAGGCAGGACAGTGGCTACCTCATCAAGGAGATCGGAGATGTGCTGCTGGCCCGG TTCGATGGTGCCGAGGGCTCGTGGTTCCAGAAAATCTCCTCCCGCTTCTGTAGCCGCCAGTCGTTCGCCTTAGAGCAGCTCAAAGCCAAACAGCGCAAGGAGCCCCGGTTCTGTACCTTCGTGCag GAGGCCGAGAGCCGGCCCCGGTGCCGCCGGCTGCAGCTGAAGGACATGATCCCCACCGAGATGCAGCGTCTGACCAAGTACCCACTGCTTCTGCAGAGCATCGAGCAGAACACAG AAGAGCCGGTGGAACGGGAGAAAGTGGAGCGGGCAGCCGAGTGCTGCCGGGAAATTCTGCAACACGTCAACCTTGCCGTGCGGGACATGGAGGACCTGCTG CGGCTCAAAGATTATCAGAGGCGTCTGGATTTGACCCACCTGCGGCAGAGCAACGACCCCATGCTGAGCGAGTTCAAG aaCCTAGACATCACCAAGAAGAGGTTGATCTACGAGGGCCCACTGACGTGGCGGGTGACGAAGGACAAGGCTGTGG AGGTCCACGTGCTGCTGCTggatgacctgctgctgctgcttcagcgCCAGGACGAGCGGTTCTTGCTTAAGTCGCACAGCCGGACGCTGACGCCCACGCCCGATGGCAAGACCATGCTGCGGCCAGTGCTGCGGCTCACCTCCGCCATGACCCGCGAGGTGGCCACCG ATCACAAAGCCTTCTATGTCATTTTTACCTGGGACCAGGAGGCCCAGATATACGAGCTGGTGGCGCAGACGGTGTCTGAGCGGAGGAT CTGGTGTACCCTGATCACCGAGACCGCTGGATGCCTGAAGGTCCCCTCCCGCACCTCCCGACCCAAACACCGGCCCGGCCCCAGCAG CACTCGTGAACCCCTGCTTAGCAGCTCCGAAAACGGCAATGGCAGCCGAGAGATGCCCCCGGCAGATG GCCGGATGGAGAGACTCTTCAACTCCCTCCTGCCCTTCTGCAGACAAGGCCTCGAGGGCCAGCTCGCCGCCAAGGCCCTTCAGAAAG TGCTGACCCTGAAACAGCTCCTGTTGCCTTCGGAGGAAGACAGCGGGGCAGGGCCTCCCCTCGAAGGGGATGGGGTCCCAGGGGGCAGCCCCTTGAGCCCAACGCAGCCCCAGGAAATTCGGGAGGAGCTGCTCAGCCTGGAGGAGACCATTAAACAGCTAGAG gaggtggaggaggaattTTGCCGCCTGAGACTCCTGCTGTCTCAGCTTGGGGAGAACACCGTCCCCCAGTCTGGCTGTACCTGA